The sequence TAGTGCATATATTCATTATGCTTCTCCTCTTCCTATCTGACCAAGCATCGGTCATAATAAAGCACCCATTTTTCATCTTCTCGGCTTCACGTTCCTGCAGCAAGCACTTGGTTCTTTCATATTCTTCTTCCAGCAAACTACCTCGAAAGgcatcttgagttggaggtgttAGTCCTGGTCCAAATTGTCCAATTGCTTCACACATTTGCTTGAACTCATCATTGTCACATGCATTGAAAGGTATTCCTGCCAATGATTAAAAAATGAAGTCTAATTAGTGTTCAGTTCATGAATTTTAAAATGTGAAAACAACATCGTATACTAGCAATTTACCATGATTATAGGCCCATCTTGCAATAAACTTGTGCACCTCATGCTCTCGTTCTTTCCATAGTTCTTTGTTCAGCTGCTGTTGTTTGAATGAATCAGCCTTGGTAGGATCAATAGCACGTGTCCATTTGTCAATTGGCCCTAATTTGTGAGGCTGTGAGCTTCCAACACAAGTGACTTCTTCTGACTCCTCTCCAACCCTAGATACATTCACTTCCTCTCTAAGTTCTAGCTCACGAACAGTCTTCTCCTCCCTCTTCCTTTTTGCAGCCTCTATTGCTTTCTTGCACTTCTCTTTAGCCTCTAGAGCCTGCAGTGTTGTAGACGTGCATTTCTTCACATtctttccaacatgggcaagatgCTCCTTCAACCTATAAATCCCTCCCCTCATCTCCTTGTCACAGAACTTACACTTCACCTTGTCTTTGTTGTTAGCATCAACAAGAACACCATATTCCCATCCAACATCATCTGAATTTCTTTTTAGGAGATTCGCTCTAGCTGCTTCAGTTTCAGAAGGTGCAGTTGTAGTTTCTGATGACATCCTTAAGTTTCAGAAGGCTATCCTTTCTCTTGACCGCAGTCCGCAAGATCTAGAGGCTAAAACCAGGGGAGGAAAGCAGGGGAGGCCAAGTTAGCAGGAGAGGCCAAGTTAGCGGATGGGGATGAGCAGGGAGGGGAGCAGCCGACGGGGGAGGAGAACTCACCTTGGCACGGGCAGGAAGCAGGGACGACGGGGACGAGGGAGGCCGGTGGCTGCACTTCCTCCGGCGCGTTATAGCGGCTGGATTTTGCCGCGCGGGGAGGAGGGATGCCGAGCGGGACAGCGGCTGGATTTTGCCGCGCTGGGAGGAGGGAGGCCGAGCGGGATAGCGGCTGGGAGGAGGGATTTTCCCGCGCGGGAGGAGCACGGCGCGCGCGCTAAAAACCTGGCCGCGCTAAAAACTTGGCCGCCTACGCGCCCGCCTACGGCGCTTGCGCGCCGCAAACTCGCCACGGAGGCGCGGCTGAGCGCCGCCTATGCGCTGCGCCCGCCTAGACGCCACACAACCCCCTAGGCTATGCGTCAGCCCGTCGATTAGCGCCTAGGCGCCGCCTAACCGCCGCCTAGCCGAACCCTGGTTAGCtaactatttgttagctagctaattctacgagtatatttttagctaactaactattagctctagtataTTTAAACACCTATTTAAAGCTTGTTCAGTTAGCTCTCAATTTATGTTGATTGAGTAAGATTGGATGAGTTTGAATTCCAAATAAGTTAaacttttttttaatttttttattcTAATCTGATCCATATGTATTGAGAATAAACGAACAAAACCTTTAAAGTAGAAAATTGTCATAGTAGCTCTAACTTTTTAGTCAACTTCGTCCAAAACCCAAACTCGCAACGTCGCACACGGCTCATATAAAATGCCGGAGCCGTCTGCGCATTGGACTCAAAGCGAACCTCGCCGCCGCCTCTTCCGTCTCTCTCATCTCCGTCCTCCTGCAATCTCACCCCTCCCTCTAAACCCGCAGGCCGCAGTAGCGCCGCTACGGTTTGCTCAGGATTCGAACCCCACCTTCTGATTGCTCCGAATCCGAGGTAACCCGCCTtctcccccgcgccctcttccaAGGTTCGAGCTAGGGTTTCTGCGTGTTTGCTCAGATTTCATTGTTTTGATCTCAGGCGGCGGTTGCGCAGAAGTTTGCGGCATGGCGGGGTACCCGGAGGACAACCAGCACGCGTTGAACGGGTACGACGATGAGGAGGTCGACGAGGAGGGGCACCCCGGGCGGCGGGGAGGTCGGGATGGGGCGTCTGGGTACGGCGATGCTGGCGGAGAGGATGTGAGGGGGGCGGGCGGCGACTCATCGGGGTGAGCGATCTGGGCCCTAGGATTTCTGAACAttaatgatgtaggtcaaaaggaGATTTATTATTTTTGCTTTCTGCAGGAAGATTTTTGTCGGAGGCGTTGCTTGGGAGACAACTGAAGGTAAAATTTATATGTTATTTACTGGATTGGGTGCGCCTGGAGTTTGATTTGTCTAGTTCGGTTCTTCAGATATTTTGGATGCTAAAATAAAGGTGCTCCCTGAGCTTGATTTGTCTAGTAAAAATGTGGAAAAATCAACTATCAGAGAGCAGGTTGTCATAAAGGGTGTTGTAGTAAATGGTTGATATGGGTTTTGTTATTGCGGAAAGTATTTTCCTTGTTTTTAATCAAGTTTGTGAATTTTTGTATCTTCTGTTTGGAATTTGTGAATGATATACCTGCGTGACTAGTCATAAAAACTATGGTATGATTGATGATGCACTTGATAGATACATGTTTCTTTGCATGTTCTGTGCTTCTGAGCATATTTTTGGTGCTTATCATTTCAAATTTGTTTTCACTATAATACTGGGAAATGTGGGATAAAGTAAAAACTGTGAACCCCTGCATCATGCCCAGATTTGCTTTTACTCGTTGTACTGCCTTTGTAATTTGTATTGGTTTATATATCCCACTTGGTTTTTATTGAGGATACACAAGCAAGGAAATCTGTTCCATCTTTTCCAATGGTTGTTACTCGGTTTTGTTCTATTAGTGAACCATTTCTCCCATAATCCATATTAAATTGTAAAATTATAACATTTCTGTTCTGTGTGGTCAAGTGCATTGTGCTTATGGGGGGTGACATTTGGGGTGAAAACCCCTCCAACGGTTCCCCTCTACAGCCCACTCCATACGGGGGAGAGAGGCAGCTCCCCCCATATATGGGGTGAGTTCCAATCTCCCCCACACTTCAATTACATCATTACTTTGTGATATTAACTCTTTTTAAGTACCTTAATCTGAAAACAATGTGTattatctatactactctattaagaacctaatgtgggcacctAGTGCTACCATGACTTCACCCTCCGCGTTGACACTCTAGGCCTGCCCCACGCGCCCCGCCTTGGCGCCGTGCCCTGTGGGTCCACGTCCAGCGCCCGCGCATCACTCTCTCGGCTACTGCCCTGTGGACCCCCAGCGCCCGCGCAACCAGCTACTGCGCCCGCCTAGCACCCGACTTCGCCCGCGCAACTACCACACCATGCAAAAACAGTTCAGagcgagcactcgaacccacGCCCCCTGCTCCAAAAATTTGGGACTAACCACCGGACTACAtgtaccttagtgtttagaaataaaaataattatatttgaataaatatctcaatacctatttatatgatatataacaaTGGTAGCAAAGCACGAGCAACTGGCTAGTAGTAGTATAAATAGTCTATGCTTTTTTAAAACTTCAAAAACTGATGAAAAAATATCAAATAACTGAATTATAGTATATAATAGGGGGAGCTGAATAGGGTGAATGGTTGGAGACGTCCTGTATGTAGGGGGAGTATCCTTTGGGGTGATGTAGCAAATTATAATAGAAAGTACAGATAGGGGGAGAAATATGGGGGGAATGGTTGGAGATGGTCTTAGATAATTGCCTGAATTAATAACTAATCTAAATACAAGTACTGGCAAAGTAATGAGATGGCCTGCACATAATCATGAACTTTCAAATCCATACGTTTTCTAGCTGGAACTGGAATATATACACCAATATGGTTATGCAAGAAAATCCATAGGTTCCTGCTTAAAAAAAGGAATGCCATTTGTGAAGTAGGTTACCTTTGGAACTGCATTTGTTGATTGGTTTCTCGAATGATGTCTCTAGGTCTGCTCTTATGTGAAATATATTTTTACCGTTCATCTCCAATCTTGGTTTTCTACCTTTGTGATTCTGTTGTTCCTTTTCCAAGTTGACAAATTTGTATGGTTTATTTGTTTGTATGTAGAATCATTCTCCAAGCATTTTGAGAAGTATGGGGCAATAACTGATTCTGTAATTATGAAGGACAAGCATACTAAGATGCCTCGTGGATTTGGATTCGTTACATTTTCTGATCCATCTGTTATAGACAAGGTTTTGGAGGATGAACACGTTATAGATGGCAGAACGGTAGGGCATCTAATTTAGATCGGCCGTAAGATGGGACCTTTGTTTGCAGCTCTGCAAACCTCTGCAATTTAGTTGACATTTAGCTTCTCTCGACCCCTCTCAACTTCTTGTTTATGCAGGTGGAAGTCAAGAGGACAGTTCCGAGGGAAGAGATGAATACCAAAGATGGCCCTAAGACAAGAAAGATCTTCATCGGTGGGCTACCTGCATCTCTTactgaaggttggtgtttgctatCAACAAACAAATGTCGAATTCATTTTGTTTATGATACTGAGAAGGCACAAAATTTCAGATGAGTTGAAGGATCACTTTTCATTGTATGGTAAGGTGCTTGAACATCAGATAATGCTTGATCATAGCACTGGGCGTTCTAGAGGGTTTGGTTTTGTCACTTTTGAAAGTGAAGATTCTGTTGAAAGAGTCATATCAGAGGGGAGAATGCGTGATCTTGGTGGGAAGCAGGTTAGATTTTTAATTTTTTTGGTGTAAACTTATGTTTCACTTACTAGTGAAGTAGAACAAGAAAGCTAAATGAAATAGACTTAGAAATGTTCATAACTTTGTATGCTACTGGAGTGAAGGATATTGAAATTCTAGAATACGACTTAGGTTTTGATATGTGACCTCTATTTTGGCTATATAATGGGTGATTCGAAATTCCAAATGGAGCTCTATAGCTCTTCTACGAGGAAAATCAGCATTTTTCTTTCCCTTCTAAATTCACATTTATTGGTATTGCTCTCACCTGATCTTAACCACCTTATGTTTCACGTATGGTATTTAATCATTTTTCGGATGAGTCAGAGAATTGAAACTTTTGGTCCAAGATGGTTGTGCTGATCAACAGAAGAGTGTTTGTTTTTGTCTAATTTGAAGTGGTTTTTCTGTCGTTTCAGTTGTATATGTTTGTCATGTCAGTTATTTTTTTTGTATGGTTTCTGTTTTCAGGTTGAAATAAAGAAGGCTGAACCAAAGAAACATGGATCTGATAACATCGGTAATGGGAGATCAAGCCAAGGGGGTGGAGGTTACCGCAGTACTTACCGTGGTGGTGGTGGAGCTGGTAGTGGCAGCAGCGGCAGCGGTGGGGGTGGTTATGGGTTTGGTGATGCTTATCGATCTGCTGCAGCGAGTTATGGATATGATGGTGGCGCAGGAGCAGGATATGGCTATGGTAGAGGGTATGGCTATGGAGGCAATGCTGGCTTTGCGTCTGGTTTTGGTGGTGGGTATGGTGGATCCATGTATGGAGGCGCATATGGTGCATATGGGGCATACGGTGGTGGTGCTTATGGAGGTGGTGCCTATGGAGGTGGTGCATATGGAGGCAGCGCCTATGGTGGCGCCCCAGGTGGTGGTTATGGCACTGGTGGATACGGCAGTTATGGTGGAGCAGGTGGTACTGGTGGTGGGAGTACAGGTGCTCGGGGTTCAAGTAGGTACCATCCATATGGAAAATAAGCTACAAGTTCAATCAAGTTTTCTCGGTGTCGGGAGTTTCTCTGGTCCTCCTAGTTCAGTTTTCATGCCATGTCCACC is a genomic window of Zea mays cultivar B73 chromosome 5, Zm-B73-REFERENCE-NAM-5.0, whole genome shotgun sequence containing:
- the LOC100382538 gene encoding uncharacterized protein LOC100382538, which gives rise to MAGYPEDNQHALNGYDDEEVDEEGHPGRRGGRDGASGYGDAGGEDVRGAGGDSSGKIFVGGVAWETTEESFSKHFEKYGAITDSVIMKDKHTKMPRGFGFVTFSDPSVIDKVLEDEHVIDGRTVEVKRTVPREEMNTKDGPKTRKIFIGGLPASLTEDELKDHFSLYGKVLEHQIMLDHSTGRSRGFGFVTFESEDSVERVISEGRMRDLGGKQVEIKKAEPKKHGSDNIGNGRSSQGGGGYRSTYRGGGGAGSGSSGSGGGGYGFGDAYRSAAASYGYDGGAGAGYGYGRGYGYGGNAGFASGFGGGYGGSMYGGAYGAYGAYGGGAYGGGAYGGGAYGGSAYGGAPGGGYGTGGYGSYGGAGGTGGGSTGARGSSRYHPYGK